The genome window TTGGTTAGTTACGGTAGTTTCCagtgtgcctctttccgcaattatagcactgcgtggtatggtCTAGGTTcttgtctccgttgcaggtgctgcatcactttgcgagtccttctcttCGTCtacgcgtcccgatgtctcatcgggtatttcagcccttgttgcgtccttcgctgggcgctgggacgagcggcgcattttcgtgctgcgaataaacgcagccagttcACTCGCGACTTCCACTATTtcctcgtttgatttgtttttgttctccatttaagttgtttaccagcgcatcgtgtgcaagggagggggccgcaataatcaggaacggatataccctcggggacaaagccccaaTCATAGTTCCCTGAGGGCTAACCTACGATTAGATGATCAGCGCTCGCTAGGGGcaatgcggtctactaataccggttcaatgcacactacccgaccagggtccctaaggggctggctcctgatacacgccataactaccaccttggcaccTAGGCTCACATAACCCCATCGACATCGACAAGGATGTGTCCCGGCGTGCGTCGATCATTagtagttcgctcttcaccgagaaactttcccgaggctactacctacgacgcaggtattatgtcaGCTAGGGGGTCGGAACTACTTGTTCGGGCACCTCGggaacgccactccccgtatggTAAgtgacccgttaaggatcgctgAGTATCCTTAAGGTCAAGAATGTGATGGATGCTGCCTGTCACACCTTTTCTTCGCCATCGACTTCAGCTTTCGACGGAAGGGTGTCATGCGTCCCCAGACTTTACTGCAGAGCAAGAATAGGTGGATCCGAGTGGTACGTTGCACTCAAGATATTCTTAAGGCGAcaaagagggagatggatagaAGATGCCAGGGCAGCTGAGACTCTCTGAATTCACGAGGTTTTGCTCCTATACTCAATAGGTCTGGCCTGAGgtatatgtcaaacggttccaggctagactCCTAGACACTGGAGGGAATGATTGAAAGAAACTGCTCTTatgaaaaattctttatttaaaattaatgTACGAAGCTTAATCTAAAAATAAGCCATTGGCCTCCTGGGCTCATGAATGAACTCTTCTTCAACTCGACTTCCCGTCGGAACAACGTAAAACAACAGACTTCCACCAGTCACATAGAAACCCTTCTCCTCAAGAATTTCTCTGATTGTTTTCCTTAAATTAATTTTGTGGACCATGGCCGCCTTCCTATTTTCGTAATAAACAGTCAAGTTTCCGGGTCGATATTTTCCCTGCTTATCACAGGGGAGCCTTTCGGCAAACATTGAGTTGATACAATCGTCCATTCTGTAACGATTCACTTTTGAAAATAATCCGTCATTTCAGCAAAGGAATGGGTCACTCACGTAACATCCTCACTCAATTGTTGCTGGAAATCACTGAACAGGAACTCAGGGTAGGAGAACGCAGCGGGCCAGGTCAAAACATTGTTTTCGTCTAAGCTGACTGGATGGTCTTCTAGCGGGAGAAGCTTCGGCTTCAGGCGCTCCTCGGTTATATCTTTGTCGTTTGGGATATCGTCGAATTTGATTTGTCTTGTTTTAAGGGCGTCCAATAGTCGTTGGAACTGTgtttgttgcttttttcttaTTGCCGCGCGTTTTCGTTCATCTCGCTCGGCTTCCAACTgtgggaaatgaaatttttggtgaaattgGAATGAAATTCTTAGGGATTGGTTGAAGGTGATTACCTTTTTGGAGCGACTTTTCTCCATCAGTTCGAGGGCAGCTTCGTTTTCCGGTTCATTGTCTAAAATTTCATCGCAGTACCTAATGCAGTCGTCGAACTTCTCGGTGTGGAGGGCACACTGCGCGGCTCGCCACCTGGCTTTCGCGTAATCTGGTTTCAGTTCTAAAGCCTTCTTTGCATCTTGTAGTGATGACCTAAGAATATAAGTGGGTTAGCGTCCTCAGATTAAAAGATCAGACCCAACCCACCGATAATTTTTCAGGAAAAATTGAGCCGCGCTCCTGTTATTATAGAGAGCGGCATTCAGTTCAGCATTCGCTGACTTTATTTTGAGTCCTTCCGTAAAGCACATGATTGCTAAGCGAAATTTTTTGGTCTTCATGTAGAAGTTCCCGTCCTCCTTGTATTTGGTGGCCAATTCCTCGGTGGTGTTCTCCTCTGGATCATATTTCAGCTGTTGCAGGCCCTCGAGAAGGGGATGCAACTCTTCTCCTGGTTCTGGAGGCTTCTTCATAAAGAACGGATGCTTGTCCATTTCCTAATTGTAAGGATTTAGTTGAGATTTATTAGGTTTTGAGTGAGGAAAGGGATATTACCTCCTGCCATCGGTCTTCCGGCCACCCTTCTGTGTATTGTCTTTTTTCCAAGCTGTTGATGAATTCATCAAGTTCTCTGTCTAGTTTTGCAGCTAATTCTAAGCGTTCAGCGTCTGTCATCGGCTTTTTCACTTCCTCTGCCATTTCGTGATATATCCCCTCTTTAAGCTTCCCTAAAAATCACAACCCAATTTGTAAACACCTTGCGAATGGTCTTTTGACAACTGTAGGTACCACACGTGCGGCTTCGATTCAGCTGTTCTCAAAGTGTGGTTGAATCATTGAGAGGTATATCCATGAATCAAAATGTTCCATGGTTTAAATTGACAAACGTTTTGGCGGGAAGAAGACATTAAACAATTTGTTGAGTGAATATCATAATTTATAAATAAGCGTGTTACTCCCCATTATTCTCGTATTTAAAATGGAAGTTGATCCTGTTTCTGACGGTACTGAACTGTAAGTAACGAAGCAATTTTACTAAGTCCTCAATCATGGAATTAGGAGACGCATTTGTTTCGACCTTGTTCCTGTttgtttacatacatatatatagttgAACAGCTGTCATTCCAATTTGAATCAAATTTAACACTACATTAGTTGAATGTTTTGATTAAATGGGTGGTTAGTATCAAGCCATCGCCGCCTTCGGGACTCTGGTCTGgttgtgtgcattgaaccggtattagtagaacacccgagcgagcgctgatccgcaCGATGTCCTAGTAAAACTTCTATGGAGACAACCAATTATGAAACTGACAAGACAGGAGTGGAAAAATAGTCAGCTATGTTTGTGCCCAGTACGAAAGTGCGCCGCTCGCCGCACAGCGAAGGGGGCAACAAGGGCTTAAATACCCGGTGAGACTCTGGAGTGTGCACAGTCAAATAAAGAAGACCCCCGGTGGCAATCCTATACCATGTTCCTGTTCCAAAAACTGGCACCGAGGGCGCCGTTGAAACTGGGCAGATGTCTTCGAATATAAGCTGAATGAAAGCTTATATTCGAAGTAGTCGACCGTCTTTGCAAAAATCGAAAAGCGGATTTTCGAGGTCAAAAAGTCGTTATGGTGGaagtaaagtaaagttcgaagtatggcgggtgtatcaaaatcgtttcgcatctctgttggtgttcatcaaagaagcaccttctcaccactcctctttgttcttgttatggacaccgtcacacgggacatcgaacgtccagcgccccatacattgctttatgcagatgatgttttcctagcatctgatagcaaaaatgatcccgagcaacttgtccaaaaatgggatgatcgcctcatgcaacaaggtctcagattgaatctaaacaaaactgaatttttgaggacccaccccatgaaacagacacaatcactgtcagcggcagtgatctgcccataactaagcgatttaaatacctcgggtcaacgcgaTCAGCCaatgagaactgcattatgaaattgcttcatgcattaacgcaacctggatgaagtggcgttccacaacttttgttctttgtgatcgacgtatcaacgaacgtcttaaatctaaaatttactgcaatgtcgtccgtcctgtcgctctcgatttgttctgagtgttggccgactataaaagacaaaaaaCGGAGTCTTGCGGTAAAGGAGAAGAAGATactgcgttgaactagtggcgtgacacgttttgatcacatccgaaatgaggatatccgcgatcgttatggggttccaccgatcgtggaaaaattgcgagagaggcgtcttcgatggtattgtcacgcaattcgcactaacgagaattcagttgcaaagattggtctgaacatcgaagtcgatggtaaacgacgctggatagggatttaaaagcctcgcgattgcatccagatcagacatttgattgagccaaatggcgaaaccgttcACGCCGacccgaccccacttgtgaacgggacaaaggctgaagaaaaagaagaaggccctgatccaattggattgttgcgccaacgattacgattacgaattgtggggtcctaagtcggcATCAACTTAccgaaccggaccaaatggagagcaacttattccctcttttttggCCCACGGACCCCTTGGcagccaaactttaaaaaatgtcaggcgatgacggctttacggggTCTTACCAGTTtaagcattaagttgatgcggacttagaacatCACGATTCTGATTCTCGGGACTTCGCGGGGCGATAAacagaagcaaagctcgctgctggcaggacctaGTCAACAATGTGAATGAGGGGCCGTGTGAGTTCAGTTATAACCTTATAACCTGAAAAATCGAGGCACTGCGGATTCATTGTTAACTTAAGACCGAGTATTGGACCATATTGTACGAGCACTTTCTCCGCACATTTCGTACGGGTTGACGGCGCCAACGTGGGAAACGCCTAGAATTGCTTAATTTTCTCTATAAGGGAGTTGGAATTGGTAGTCGATgttctgctaagactcgacatacaAGAAAAACACGCTTGGTCAGTTGCGGGACTTGTTGCCGGCATATTGACGCGACGAGTAGGTGAATGGAAACTGCACATGGTGTCaactttgcactggaaaaagtttTTAATGAATAGTCCGTGATGTACCGCTGCGGAAGACCAACATTCTACGAAGCAAGGATTTATCAACCCTACCCAAACTAGGTTAGGTAATAGCCAACCTCATTGCACTTTTGATTACACCAAGGATGAGCGGTCCACCTACTCTTCGATTTCATTTCCCTGAATCCATCCTTCCATGCGCCGAAAGTGCGAGCTCTCTCTTCGCAAGCGACGGTTTTTTATTCCTCACCATCTCTGAGGTATATAGATCTCCACTCTGAACCATGCTCACTCAGGTTAAAATTCACTgaggggaggaggaggagagggACAACTAACTCtcgaaatattggtatatgaaaaataaaaaaaactcgaTCAAAACGACATGCACAACAGTAGCCGTGAGCATGCACCACTACCTTACAGAATTCAAGGCGTTTCTTATATCTAAGGTCACAAGGGGCAACACTCGTTAACAGTGGCGATTGTATGCTCCTGCCAGTCTCACTACTTGGACCCCTTCCTCCTTCTTATCAGTACCAGACGCCTTTCATCCTAAGGATACAATCCAAGGTCGACATCGGCTCCGCCACGCAGATCCTACTGTCGCCGAATCGGCACCTTCCCGCTCCCCTCCAGCAACTCATCGATGCTGACTCCCGCTGAACCACAGGCCAACCCTTCTGTCATCCTGCTCCAGCTCTTGATGTGTGTTACCTCACCACCGCATCAATTATTCGTGTCGAAGCTAACTCCGTCATTTCTTTTGTGTGTTAAGCTGACGAAAGATGGCTCCCtcgaccgagtgatagcttccttcaaagttacATATCCCCACAACATCGAGGCTATGGCCCAATCTTCTTTTGGCCGTCAGGTGACTTCATCAAGCCTTATCAAAGGATCTGGCTTTGAGAAAATTTCCATCTGTGctgccctccaatttaacctttccagaCATCAGCCCCTCGGTCGTCAGAATAATGGGGGCAGCAATTTGCCGCTTTGATCGTTGTGCCGACGGCACTAAGGATTCCGTACGTGACGCTGGGCCAGGGCGTCGGTTGAGTTATGCCCCATTCAGCTCTGGGGTTACAAACTCAACCAACTAGAATTCTCCGTATTTCGAATCTCGTCTTCCAAAGCGTCGAGCTGTATCTCTCACCCAAATGGTAGCGTTTCCAAATTCACATATATCAACATACCACGATGGTGAATTCTATCTCTACCTCAAGGTAAGACAGTGACCAAGTCTTGTCCTCTAGTATCCACATCTGGGTAATCTCTTTTTATCGCATCTTCTGTCTCTTCCTCGTTCGCGGGGCAGTGTAGATCCCTTATTTCTAGGATGCACATGGGTTTTAGGCTGGAAACGGCTGCTTTCGTATCTAGAATGCTTTGGACTGTCTCGCAGAACGTATTTTGCTATTCTTTGACTAAAAATCGGCAAGTATATCGCCGAATGGAATCAGCGTGGTTGCGGATTTCTCGAAGAACTTCTGTgaaagatctcccttcgttTGGTTTGATGAGAGGGTCCTCGGACCGCGGTTTgttcctttgttttttttctttggcgctgatgtcATCGTAATTGATCTTTACTTTGCCACAGTGGATCTATTGCCGTCGATATCCAAATTTCGCTGTTGTGGCTGTATTTTCGCCTATTTTCTATGCTGTTTGGCCCGTTTGGATACCATCTCACAGAATTCTTTTTGCTGCGTTATGTGCGTTATTTCTCCTCGTCTCTGTCTTTGCCTTTCAGATAAGGTGCATCCTCTCCGTTTCCAGTTTTGTCACTCTTTTTTCCCGACAAGGGAGTGTCACGCAACTCGAAGCTTGTTATCTTTTCTCCAGGCTCTTTTTCTGTCCTCCAGTTTCGTTACAACTATTACCTTCCATGGTGCTACTCTCTCTGTGACGCAAAGATTAAAATAGGTCGCACCAGCTATATACCAGAGTGTTTCAGCCCAGCCATATTCGCCAACATTCTTGTAAGTGGCGCGGCACTAGCTATCTTTTGAGATACATACGCTAGGTATTTGGTAGTCGACTGTGAGATGACTGTCTACCCACCGATTTTCAGCTTGGTAGCCTTCTTCCTTCTATGACTAGTTGTTaagatcgcttccgtttttgcATCTATCATAGTTAGCCCAGCCTTTTCCAGCCAGAACCTCACGATTTtcactagacctccacattttttgagtgttttgctgcaacaactaaactaggtcatcagcaacgCCGCCAATCGTAGCCTCTTCTAGGACGGAAAGAACAgacactccattatacatgatattccaaagCAAGGGACCCAATGCCGAGCCCTGCGGTACCCCGTTGTGATTATATACTCTCTGGGAACTTTATCCATTCCGTGCTAGGAGTCCTTTATCAGGTTCCATTTGGCGCGTTGCTAGCATTCGCATCAGGTTTTTTTTGCCAGATTCACCACTGTGTGTATGGCATataccgtagagtgggcgcgtcgaaaCCAATACTGGCGCTTGCACAGGCCCTTTTGACGATGAATAACAGTCCGTTGTAGA of Hermetia illucens chromosome 4, iHerIll2.2.curated.20191125, whole genome shotgun sequence contains these proteins:
- the LOC119654695 gene encoding DNA polymerase interacting tetratricopeptide repeat-containing, protein of 47 kDa, whose translation is MAEEVKKPMTDAERLELAAKLDRELDEFINSLEKRQYTEGWPEDRWQEEMDKHPFFMKKPPEPGEELHPLLEGLQQLKYDPEENTTEELATKYKEDGNFYMKTKKFRLAIMCFTEGLKIKSANAELNAALYNNRSAAQFFLKNYRSSLQDAKKALELKPDYAKARWRAAQCALHTEKFDDCIRYCDEILDNEPENEAALELMEKSRSKKLEAERDERKRAAIRKKQQTQFQRLLDALKTRQIKFDDIPNDKDITEERLKPKLLPLEDHPVSLDENNVLTWPAAFSYPEFLFSDFQQQLSEDVTMDDCINSMFAERLPCDKQGKYRPGNLTVYYENRKAAMVHKINLRKTIREILEEKGFYVTGGSLLFYVVPTGSRVEEEFIHEPRRPMAYF